GCTAAAATCCCTCTCAAGATTGGTGTTCAGTGGTAGCTCAACGATGATAGTTGTCCCTAAGTTTGCACCTGGACTTTCTGCCTTAACCTTGCCGCCATGAAGTTCGACTAGATAACGCACAAGGGACAGCCCTATGCCCAGTCCTTGATTAGCACGAGTTTTGCTACTGTCAGCCTGACGAAACCGCTCAAAGATATAAGGGAGAAAGTCATTAGTTATACCAATACCTGTGTCACTAACTCGAATCTGGGCTTGGGAATCAACTTGCTCCAGTGTGACAACTATACTTCCCCCAGAAGGAGTAAATTTGATGGCATTAGAAAACAAATTCCAGATTACCTGCTGCAAGCGCAACCCATCTCCAAGTACCTTTCCAATCACGGGTTGCAGGTGGCATTCAATTTGAATATTTTTCGCTTCTGCCGATAATCTGACTATCTCAAGGGCTGCCTCAATCACAGAGCCTAGATCAATTGGACAAATATTCAGACGGAGTTGACCAGTAGTAATGCGCGAGATATCTAGAAGATCCTCAATCATTTGGATTTGCGCTTTAGCACTACGCCCAATCATGTCAATTGCACGATTCATTTGAGCGGGATCAAAGTTTTGTTCCTGGAGTAAATCAGACCATCCCAAAATACTTTGGAGGGGGTTGCGGAGTTCGTGGGATAAAGTAGATAAAAACTCATCCTTAATTCGGTTAGATTTCTCCGCTTCCAAGCGGGCTGACTGCTCTTTAACCAATAGCTGGGTGCGTTCTTCCTCAAACAACTTCTGCTGTGTAATGTCATGAAGTGCCAGCAGAATCATTTGCTGATTTCCTGGTTGTAAAATTCTATAACCATTGAGCAATATAGTCTTTTGCCCAATTTTTTCCAAGTTAAAGCAAAGCTCAAAACTTTCAACCTGAGTGTTATGAGTGAGGATTTCTGACAGAATAGATCGTAGTTGGGGAATATTCCACTGACCGTTTCCTAGCTCAAAAATTATTTGCTGTTCTGTTTGGGCGGGTGTTACCTGAAAAATTTGATAAAAAGCCCGATTGCTTTTGATAACTCGTAAGTCAGCATTGAGAACGACTAAAGGCTCTGGCACAGTTTCCACAACAGCTTCGGCATAATCAAGAGCAGCTTGCAACTGCTTTTTACTGCGTTTGAGGGCATCTATGTCCATCAACACCATCACCACGCCATCAATATGATTTTCTGTAGTTCTGTAAGGTCGAATTCGCAGATTATACCAACGTCCTTCTTGGTCTTGCGCCTCCAGTTCTTTAACAGTTAAAGTGTCAATCACCTCAATGAACAATGACTCTAAATTAGGAACGTCAATAGTGGAGCGGATATCACTCAGTAGTCGTCCCACATCTGTAGGAATCAGATTTAGTAAACGCTGTGCTGTTGGCGTGAAACGCCGAATCCGTAAATCGTTGCTCAGTATGAGAATAGGAATATTCACACTACTGAGTATATTCAACAGGTCATTATTGACCTTGTGTAATTCGAGATTGCGACTTTGCAATTCTTGATTAGTTGTATGTAATTCTTCGTTGGTTGCTTGTACCTCTTCTTTGGCTGTTTGCAACTCTTCATTAGTGCTTTGTAATTCCTCATTGCTGGAGAGGATTTCTTCATTCGCCACCTTCAGGTGTTGAGTGGTGGACTCATGCTCCTGACTAATCAATTGCAAATATTCTTGAGTTACAGCAAGTTCTTGCTTGGTGGCTGCTAGTTCTTGTTGGAGTCGGAGTATTTCCTCGCTACCTAGTTGTTCTACATTTCCAGGTGTGATGGTCACTTGTGCATTTGTTGGAGCAGGTACATCTTCAAATAAAACAAGAAAGCAGTGAGTTTCCACGGAATCAGGTTGAAACGGAATCACCTCAATGCTGACTTTCCTAGACGACTCGCTCCCTTCCATCTGTAGCTGTTCCTTTCTCACAGGAACATTCTGCCTTTTTGCCTGATGAATCGCAGTACGCAACTCTTCCAGCAGTCCTTTTCGTGCCATTTTGAACAAATTAAAACTGGGATCTCCAGGGGCGGGTCTCAGATAGGGACTGGTTTCCCCTCGAAATTGCAGAATGTCCATATTGTCGTTAATCATCACGCCAACTGGGGCATAACGATTCAAAAGAATCTGGTCAGCCTGTTTATTTAAGTCAGTAATATCCCAAATTTTATGACTCATAGACTTATCAGCAGCTATTTTCGCTACAGGGTAGTTGCTGCTGGCAAAGTTAAAGTTAAGTGGAGTGGGTATTAATTTTTTGGTATAAATATTGTTTTTTCTGTCTGCTAAAGTAAATAAGTTGGAAAATTCTCCTGCACTTTCGGCGATACCTAACATCAAAAACCCAGTGGGCTTGAGACTGTAATGAAAAATGGGCATTACCTGCTTTTGCAAAACAGATTCAAAGTAAATCAGGACATTACGACAACTAATGAGATCCAGATTGGAAAATGGCGGTTCACTGATGAAGTTTTGTTTAGCAAAAATACAAAGTTCCCGAATCGGCTTGCTGATTTGATAGCCGCTCTCTACTTGATTAAAGAAGCGTCTTAGCCGTTCTGGTGAGACATCAACTATTTGGTTTGGTTTGTAGATACCTAAGCGGGCTTTTTCAATTGCTGTCTCATTAATGTCTGTCGCAAAAATTTGAATAGCCCGTTTGGGAAGCACATTCTCCAAAA
This region of Nostoc sp. UHCC 0302 genomic DNA includes:
- a CDS encoding chemotaxis protein CheB — protein: MNSHQSSEPLPSDSIAVEPSTQKQQDKSDELFPIVGIAASAGGLEAFTQLLNHLPIDTGMAFVLIQHLDPNQESLLSEILARETQMPVREAQNGMFVEPNQVYVIAPNTKMTLAQGVLQLKAREKIHGKYMPADAFFTSLAAERGSKAISVVLSGSDGDGAQGSEAIKAAGGITFAQCESSAQFSDMPNTAIATGDVDFILPPQKIAEELALIARHPNVTRPISSQTVEPLSKSETALPAIFAMLLTTNGVDFTHYKQTTLNRRIARRMVLYNLESLEDYVQYLQNHPDEVQALYHEVLISVTSFFRDPEAYQALKERVFPAIAKGKSVDEPIRIWVSGCATGEEVYSIAISLMEFLENVLPKRAIQIFATDINETAIEKARLGIYKPNQIVDVSPERLRRFFNQVESGYQISKPIRELCIFAKQNFISEPPFSNLDLISCRNVLIYFESVLQKQVMPIFHYSLKPTGFLMLGIAESAGEFSNLFTLADRKNNIYTKKLIPTPLNFNFASSNYPVAKIAADKSMSHKIWDITDLNKQADQILLNRYAPVGVMINDNMDILQFRGETSPYLRPAPGDPSFNLFKMARKGLLEELRTAIHQAKRQNVPVRKEQLQMEGSESSRKVSIEVIPFQPDSVETHCFLVLFEDVPAPTNAQVTITPGNVEQLGSEEILRLQQELAATKQELAVTQEYLQLISQEHESTTQHLKVANEEILSSNEELQSTNEELQTAKEEVQATNEELHTTNQELQSRNLELHKVNNDLLNILSSVNIPILILSNDLRIRRFTPTAQRLLNLIPTDVGRLLSDIRSTIDVPNLESLFIEVIDTLTVKELEAQDQEGRWYNLRIRPYRTTENHIDGVVMVLMDIDALKRSKKQLQAALDYAEAVVETVPEPLVVLNADLRVIKSNRAFYQIFQVTPAQTEQQIIFELGNGQWNIPQLRSILSEILTHNTQVESFELCFNLEKIGQKTILLNGYRILQPGNQQMILLALHDITQQKLFEEERTQLLVKEQSARLEAEKSNRIKDEFLSTLSHELRNPLQSILGWSDLLQEQNFDPAQMNRAIDMIGRSAKAQIQMIEDLLDISRITTGQLRLNICPIDLGSVIEAALEIVRLSAEAKNIQIECHLQPVIGKVLGDGLRLQQVIWNLFSNAIKFTPSGGSIVVTLEQVDSQAQIRVSDTGIGITNDFLPYIFERFRQADSSKTRANQGLGIGLSLVRYLVELHGGKVKAESPGANLGTTIIVELPLNTNLERDFSACDPEVIYISGDAEIAVDNIPSLEGLHILVVDDDAAICELTKMMLQNHGAEVTAAASADEAFSILTSQPGLYDVLLSDVGMSNQDGYTLIRRVRSLSAEAGGQIPAAAMTGYISTTDIQESREAGFQMHIPKPVELTQLVFVVANLARRGTAT